The Dreissena polymorpha isolate Duluth1 chromosome 4, UMN_Dpol_1.0, whole genome shotgun sequence region aaaccaAATAAAAGAGCaagggcggatccaggatttctggttagaggggggggggggggcgggatattgaaagatttgctgggggtctaGGGGCCCGCTAGGGCCCCTCGTGGGTAcagggcaaagccctgctagggggtccagggggacGAAGCCCCCCGTAAGCTGCACAATTTTAGTGATTTTtgaggctttgacaaccacttctcgagcatgtcacgtcttatatactttcatcaaagtaccttcttataatgccaaaaaaaatgcatagtttatcgtttagggggtccagagggggggggggggggggcaaagccccatggaagcttcacgattttaatgattttgaaggctttgacaaccacttcccGAGCATGTCaagccttatatactttcatcataGTACCTTCTTAAAATGCCATAAAACGCAAAGCTGATTAATTcttggccacgacatagctaaaaTTGTCTCACCCTTCTTtgatttactgcaccgctcttttttaaattgcaatcctcttttattaagttttgcactcctctttttctgtATCTCGTGGCCTCGTGACTAAGTAAATCGAGGCCACGACATAGCCCACTCGTGGCCACGAGGtagtaagtcgtggccacgagatagaaaaaaggactgcaattaaaaaaaagaggagtgaatgtcacctctatgccaccgtagagtTCTATCTAagaggtagacttttactccaggggtcagtggttcgaaccccgttgagggttactttttttctttctttaatcttattcttgtttgtttttttactggagcctttaagatccaatatttacattaatcaatataaagcatttaatgacaaacttaataacatgccaaaatctttgaaaaggcccctttaagaaaggttatatttttcaaaaaccgGTAGAGAATAATCAATTCAGTGCATCTACAATGCAGGATTTTTATACCGCAGCAATGTGTATTGgatgatgaataaaaacatttaaatatgaataGAACACCAATAAATCCGTAACAGGCCTCGTTATTTATAATGTTCATATTGACGAACAGAGTGTGATTATTACATGCACAATAATGCAATGGTACAAATGCATGCTAGACTCGTAGACTCTTAAGTCCTTTATGTATACTTCACACGAACATTAATTCGAAAAATGGATCATTCTTCAGACGATATCATATATGACGTCATTTTAGACGTTAGAGTTGACGTTGGAGTACAGGCGCACATCATCGATTCCGAAGTAGGAGTCTTCACTTTTCTTCGTTGATGAAAACGCAATCTACAATACAATCATAATTAACAATGAGTTCACGCATACACCAAAACGCAATATCTCAAATAATCAGATTGAACATAAAAGatcaataattaattaataattctaACACAAGCGCAGGACACCTGTAATGTTTGGTTTGAATTCAGGATCACCGTTGCCTCAACCCAGCCGCTAGTGGGATGACTCGCCGACCAAACTTGCCGACGAACGCCGCCGACAATAGAAAACACAGACAGCATTGCGTCCTCTGTCGGCATGTTGTACTTAAAGCCTAGACAGAACTTTCCGGTCTCGCTAAAACAAAggcaattataattatatgttcTTGTTAGTATTGTGTTACAAAATCCCTATGTATACGTAGTTcttcaatttaaaatgtttactaatttattttgtaatatagAACTACAAAAAGGGTATATATAATACAAGCTGTTTCCGTGGTCTGTTGAATATTGGTGCTAGCGATAGTGAAACGCGTACTTGGTTTAAATGTTAACGAATATTAAAATGGCACAAGGACAATGCCTTAACCAATTCATCTGAACctcgttctgaaaaaaaaaaacgggttaaatgcatatgcgtaaagtctcacagattagactgagcagtctgcaaaggctaatcaggacggACATTTCCGCCTTGGTTGgaatttcatttagaagagactatccttaaacgaaaaattccataaaacagaaaatgtcGTGCCAGATAAGCCTTGGCAGTCCGCACACTgttcgcacatgcattgagccacGTTGTCCCACAACAttgctaatatttatttatttatttatttatttatttatttatttatttatttatttacattctagGTCGAACGCACAAAACAGTATcacaatacataaaaacatagtTACACCAATGTCATTCTGACAGTTGttattatcaaatattatataaatatttaaatagtaaaGACCTAAATCTTTATAACAGTTGTAAAAATTAGCTATCAATTGAAATGCTATATTTgacctatggataacccattaagctgaGAGCTTGTTTCCAATGGGGTCCAAATGGGGTCATAATATTCTTTATATTCAGAGTAATCTCCATCAAATTTTTTTACAGCTACTACATAGTTAACAACTTCGCGTTTTAAGGTTTATTCTTTAGATGCCCCCACCTGAATATTGGGGTCTTTATTTCGCTGGAGTCTCCTGGCTGCACGTAATGGTCGTCTGTGGTAAACACTGCATACACTCCGCTGCCGTCTGGAAAAAAGCAGAGGATGCAAGTGGCGTCTGCTGGAACAGGCTTATTGAGtattgttctgggaaaaccgggcttaatgaacATGCGTAAAATTACATAAACACTtgcctgtgcactccacacagaTTTCTCAGGGACGACGTTTCCGCTAATATGAAGTTGTTCGTTAAATTGATGTCTTTTCTGGACGAAAATTCAGTaaatttcacaggctaatctgatatgACACTTGATGCAAATGCatcccatgcattaagccatttTTGCCATAACGCGTCTCAATTGTACCGCCAGTGACATCACATATACCACTATTATGACGAATGTCATGACCATCACTAACGGCGACGCAGTATCGCATACTATATGTGTAATAtcattttttttctaatatcgTAGCAGCAGTTTAGGAAATCGGATTTTGCATTTGTTGGACacaagtttatttttaaatacatttggaAATATAAGTATGTCGTGGCTAACCCAAGTACTTGCAATCATTAACGGCTTACTGTTTCGACAGACTTTATCACACGAATGTACTCCTTAAGCCTCTATGCTCGTTGAGCCTTCGTATATCGTCGCTATAACATTGTATTCAATTTAGACAAGACAGTTTTCGACGTCTCCGCACAGGTTATGATCATACTTGTTGGATTGCTCTAAAGAGAAAAATAAGTgacctggccccgtgttcacaaaacatttttttgcaatcgaaaatcgatttggCTTGtaattgaaaatggatttccattgtagttgataggcaaaaatgaaaatcaatgtcagttaaaatcgaatttcgattgcaaaattgttttgtgaacacggggcctggtgTTTCTTGTTTTCTGCTTTTCACGATAGCAACTTCTGGCGCCAAACTTGacattaaatatatacttaatatttcGACATGATTTAACTGCATAGACACCAGACTAAACAAATCAAaggaaacaaaatgaaatgcgtTTTGAATTGCGTACCAGTTGAAGAAGAATCGCCGTTAATTTCTCCTACACTCTCGTTGCCGTAGCGATATCGCACGAGATCCCAGAGGCGGGGGTAAGTAGGCACATCAAAATTACACCCGGTGCCGTCATCAAAATCACAGGACATCTTCTTCTGCAGGATTGCGTCAGTTATATCCGAGCAGGAATGGTCTTGAAAACATTAATGcgtcgtgctctgagaaaactggtctaaatgcatgtgcgtaaagtgccatcccagataagcctgtgcagtccgcacaagctaatcaaggacgacacttttctgtTCTAtcgaatttttcattttaaggaaatctcttataataaaaattcaatataggcggaaagtgacgtcatagattagcctgagcggaatgcacagactaatccgggacgacacttaacgcatacgCATTTAGCCCGGTTTCAGATCGGTGCGCGTTTTAAgtaaacatacaaaatatgaGCATTTAGAGTGACATGAGTTTGAGGCGAGATCCGGCAAATTAAATGCTAAGAGCTATTCAAAACACTGGTACATGTATTGAACTGATCGCAAAACTTGTCGTACAAAACTCCTGAATTCTGTGTACAAGTATATATCAAAGGTATTTGTCAGGGGTTGATTCTTATAGTCATAGCACTGTCTCaaaaatttaagtacacatatgTTTCGTTCATAACGGTGTTTCTTtgtggaaaaataaaaaaactatcATGGATTAAAACAAAACCATAGTTCATGTACATGTCTGTACATGTCTATACTGCGACTGATTTCAATTGGCTCTTAGTTTCCTCTGTTGGTCCGCCTTCGATATAAATGAGCTGTGGTTtgggaaaaacggggcttaatacatgtgcgtaaattgtcgtccgaaattagcctgtgaggtccaaacaggctaatcagggacaacacttttttgcataaatggaatttttcgtcTGAAGAGTTATCTtctaacaaaaaatcaacttgaagCGGAATCTGTCGtcatgattagcctatgcggactgcacatgctaatgtagtacgacattttacgcacatgcattaaggcccctgttcccagagcgcggctcactttttttaaatacttacatTGGGGTTCCATGGTCGCCGTGTCACAATCGATGACACGCGCAGTCGGGCATGTGCAGGCGCACGTGGGGTCATAGAGGTCACGTGTGCTACGTGCCGGGGCGGAGTCCACCGAACGCTTGATGTGCGGCTTGACTGGAACATGACATAAGTTCAATAATGAAATTTTTATCACAATCTTGATTCAAAAGAGACAAACACAGGTATTTACCGATTGCCCAGTGCTTTTATTCCCTTTATTTTTATCGAATTCGATGttgagtttcattttgttttgttctCTTAATTTCAAGTTTAAAAGTCTATATTTGAACTTCGCATGTACAGATTGTTAATCAAGTATACATTATCgatttgaaatgtattgaaatcACAagtaaaataggtttaaacaataaCGATGCATGCAATCGGCGTTCACCGTACCAATAGACACAGTTATGCCGTCCAGACCAAGAAAGCCGAGCTCTGAAAACTTCGTGCTCTTAAACTCCAACTGCAATGGAATTATTAACgactaaatattttaaatgtatacacaaGTGTCTACAAGATTATTTTGAATGGTGTCACATAGCAATCGAATGACTTTATGTGTATTAGCAGATCTTTGTTTTATAGAAGGATGTGGTAAAACGTCCGTGATAGACTTCCTTTATCTCGTTTTTAATATTGTCATCTTATATATGACACTTAGGATTTCTTCAAGCAATGTGAATTGTTTAAGTGgtgcatatacatttaaaaaaaagttatacatGGAAGTGCACCGGTAATTACAAATCGGACATAGCAATACTTTTACCGCTGAAATACCATTCTGTTCATGGATACCATGCATTATTTACAAACGACACGCTTATAAATTACCGTAAAGCGGTCGCTCGCGCGTAAAGCGACTTTCACTTGTTTCCAACCGGAAGTCATCATGTTCTCCACACGATATGCCAGATAAGCCGCAGTGCGGTTATGGGAAAGGGCGTAGTTCATGTAGACACGAAGGTTAGAGACGTTGGTGGGCATGTTGTACCGGAAGGAGAGGCAGTATTCGATGAATGGCTGCAGCTCTGGTGACCGGAGCGCGTGAGAGGTCTGGTTCTGCACGTGATAGTTGTTCGTGTTGAAGACGAGATATCCTTCCGCACCCCCTGGTTAACGTGACATTTTACGTTTACAGTTTCCGTGTAATTGTTTTTCTTTCCACGAAATTGCTTACTATCGAAGAAAATAATCATAATGGATCTAACTaaattatattaagtttttttgtgtatatttgtcTCAAAAATTGCACGTTACTTCCATACCATCAGCTCCCAAGATAAGGGCATTTAAATAATAAAGGCTTAAGTTTCGGTTCACGTCAAGATTCATTTATACCATTAGTCATGACTCAATAACAAATACGCAAACAAACCTGGAGATGCGTCCCCCACGATCTCCCCAATGGAGGCATTGCCGTACCGGAAGTGGATGTAGTCCCACAAGTGAGGGTAAACCGGAAGTGAGTATCCACACAGGCCGGCGTCGAAGCTGCAGCTGTACTGGGATTGTACTGAGAGCTGATCCGGTGACCTGTCGCATACGGTGGGAGCAGGCGTACCTGGCAAATAAACGACCATGGATTCAGGGTACTAGTTAtgactgtattttttttatttataatagttttgttttgatgtctttgatgaaataattatgagGTGCGTTCGtggttttgtattgtttttttaaccattttgttCCGGGACATGGTGCACAATGCAGAAAAATGTGTCCTAAAAGTCCTACCGCGCCGGAGCCTGCTGTATGtttggacccggagtgtgtcccagcactcctattTCGGCTGATTACTACCAATCATACTCACATGCTTCCGGGCACGTGGATTGAACCCTttgtgagaagcgcgtgtaccaaccactgcgccaACCGGACAGCCGTATCAAACAATAATTACCAGAAGTCGTTTTGGAATAGGTAGTGTTCAATCCCcgaattgcttatttttttacgcattgtctttaaatatactgaaaataaagGCGCATGTCAATCTTGCCATGCATGATCCTACATTTTAGCCGCGTACGTTTTGGACTTGGTTttatgcatctgcgtaaagtgtttttttcgtttaaaagaagtatattctaaacgaaaatccagtctttgCTGCTCACACTGTCATGTTATGCATGAAATgagcttgaaataaataaacttggaaaacttggaaacttggaAAACTTGAAAGTGTCGTccacgattagcctgtgctgaattCATAAAGCTGAATGCATAAACATTAAGCCCAATTAACCCAGAACGGGGCTTATTTGCACTTACTTTTAGGTGTAGTCTGGCTACCCGCACACACCGTTGCCACCGTTGGGCAGTTACAGCTACATGGTCCTATAATATACATATGCTTAGAAACAATTCAAGACGAATACTATGCGAAGTTGGGCTTATCTGATTACTAGGACTactgaaacaaaaatatattaaaatgttcgcAGATAACTGATGTAAAGTTGCAGTAAATGAATAACTACATACACTCTAATTTACTTTCAATAGACAAGTTGTTTTAGTCTTTTAATATGAGACTTCTCACACTGTCATGTAATACTTAATTGACGTTGTATTACTATAATTGTATGTGTAAAAATGGAAAATAAACTCCTTTTCGGCATGAATTTATTTCaattcaaaaatatgtttaacaattCATTTTCTTTgaatcgtatatatatatatatagtataactataaataaaacttaacataTTAAGTTCGGGTTGATGCATAATGAAACgaaaaacagtattttttttatatatttatcttaTTTACATGTAGTTCGCAGAAAATAATGAATATGGTTCACGCGGACCGAAAATCCGTTTATTTAAAGGCACAcaacttcaaatttaaaattattttgttaattatttatttatcttgccTGCAGATGTAGTATTTTGCGCTGTCGCTGCTGTGGTAGTGATAACTGGCATAGTAGATGCCGTTGTTGTAGTAAGCATTATTGTAGTAGGCGTTGTTGTAGTAAGCATTATTGGTGTAGGCGTTGTTGTAGTAGGCATTATTTTAGTAGGCGTTGTTGTAGTAGACGGAGTGTCAGTAGAACTTGTCGGGGAtgcagtagtagtggtaggaaaatgttttgttgttgtgttgATAGTGGTGGTTGGAATTTCTGATGTTGTCGTCAACATAGTCAGAATTGAAGTTGTCGGCAACTGCGTCGTTGTAGTTGTCGTAGTTGTAATGACTTTTTCTGAAAACCATGATTGAGAGTAATTAACTCTCACAGTGTATAATTAAAATTAACGTTCTATCGGACGATTGCATATCAATGTAGCCTCGTTATGGaccaagaaaccgtcggagacgggcgatgctccccaaagttttttggtgacaatattgcactatatattcagataaaaggaaacgtcttgagggcacagtagttcgggggacatgattttttttatagaaaatttcaaagggccataactttgtgaaaaatcatccgaccagaacccgctgatagtatgcacatcttctcttggtagtgaagctttccataaagtttcattgaattccggtcattagttgctgagaaatagcccggacaagaattgcactatatgtacagtttatagaaaatttcaaagggccataactctgtgaaaaatcatccgaccagaacccgctggtaatatgcacatctcctcttggtagtgaagtttcccataaagtttcattgaattccggtcattagttgctgagaaatagcccggacaagaattgcactatatttacagtttatagaaaatttcaaagagccataactctgtgaaaaatcatccgaccagaatccgctgattatatgcacatctcctcttggtagtgaagcttgccataaagtttcattgaattccggtcataagttgctgagaaatagcccgaacaaaaattgtgcacggacggacggacacacggacggacacacggacagacgaagcggcgactatatgctccccccccccccaaaaaaaaataaataaatttttggggagcataaaaactgtgctaaattcatgtgcgttaagtgtcgtaccagacTAGCCGTGCACTCGCTTatcagcgacaacactttccacctacactggaGTTTTGCTTGGACCTTCTCtaacaaacaattatataaaagcgtgaagtgtcgtccctggttagcgtatgcatactgcacaggctaatgtgtgacgtcacttaacgcgcatgcattaagtccagatttctcagaacaaaTGGGGCTCATAAAGAATACTAAAATGATCCAATGGCTGGATCTTAGTTTAAAACTAGAAACTCATAAGTGCGAAGAATACAACGCACATATCAGATTCTTGTActtgttttgcaataatttgtatccttaatatatgacattttctagCGTTTTGCATTTGAAATATTACATATTAACGCACTAACTCACTGGATGTTTGGGGATTTCTTACCTATACCGGAAGTACCTACCCACGAGCACCTGTATGTGATCCAGTCCCACGTAGCCATAATTGTTCTCCTTCACTGACTCGAACTTAATCTGTTTATGGATACAAAACTTATGTAAGACTCGAAcagtatttatgtatgtttacCCAACTCATGTAAGACACGGACTTGGTATATGTAAGAGCAGAAAACTAACGAAAGACTCGAAATTGATCTATGCGTGGTAAAAACTCATGTAAGACTCGAACTTGATCTTTGTACCTCGCAACCTCTTAAAAGACTCGAATTTTGTACTAATATGGACACAAAATTTATGTAAGACGTGAACTGAATCTATGTATGGGCACACTACTCGTGAAAGACTCGATCTGAATCTATGTATGGGCACACAGCTATTGAAAAACTCTAACTGAATCTATGTATGGCCACCAAACTCATGTAAGACTCGAACTGAATCTATGTATGGGCACACAACTCGTGAAAGACTTGATCTGAATCTATGTTTGGGCACACAGCTCGTAAAAGACTCGATCTGAATCTATGTATGGGCACACAGCTCGAAAAAGACTCGAACTGAATCTATGTTTGGGCACACAGCTCGTGAAAGACTCGATCTGAATCTATGTTTGGGCACACAGCTCGTAAAAGACTCGATCTGAATCTATGTATGGGCACACAGCTCGTAAAAAACTCGATCTGAATCTATGTATGGGCACACAGCTCGTGAAAGACTTGATCTGAATCTATGTATGGGCACACAACTCGTGTAAGACTCGATCTGAATCTATGTTTGGGCACACAGCTCGTGAAAGACTCGACCTGAATCTATGTATGGGCACATAGCTCGTAAAAGACTCGATCTGAATCTATGCATGGGTACACAACTCGATCTGAATATATGACTGGGAACAAAACTCAGGTAAGACTGGAACTTAGGCTAGGTATGGACACAACATTCATTTAAGACTCAATCTGCGTCTATTTATGGGTACAGCACGCATGTATGACTAGGATTTGATCTTTGAATGGGAACAAAACTCATGCAAGACTCGAATCTGTACCTATATATGGGTACAGCACTGTATCtatgtacagtttaaaaaaagctCGTGTAAAAATCGAACTTGATCAGTCAGGCGGATACACATACATATAGGTTGTAAATAGTTAAACTTGCACGCATGCACATTGAAATTGAGCTTTAAGATGGGCACCAAAATTTGTAATATGTAAGTTGTAGATAGCTGAATAAGTTATGTGCTTTGGAtacaaaacacatgttaactGCATTCGAATTTGATATTTTACGTTCAAAATCTATGGAATAAATGGATTAGCCAATAACACATATACAGATTTTTacaattaaagcgggtatatacgatttttatatgtgttaaattgtaatatattgatacaaatatgttatcataacacacaatatgcaagaaaaatgatacattgaagacgaatttcataaaatgcagcaaatacaaattagcgccccgagccgattgtgacgaagataattcgtacatattttcctacaataaccgatgcattcgtctttttagtaagtgttcgtgtgtcgtatgaatcgatatcgctgcaggaatttaaaatgaaccgttaaactaaattaagattcgtacatgcattatatacatgccggcgaattcggctgtacagtctttttcgatttcagaattaaatatatggctaatttcgcatttttcgacaaatgttcttcttaacttttattttagtttatattgaaatatatgtataataagttttttacacattttatattaattaataaatatttgacaagatcgtatatacccgctttaagaggATAATTTAAAACGTAGTTGCATAATCctacacttaaaaataaaaaccttaatCAAAAAAGGGAAGAACAAAGTAATTTCTTGCATCTGAAAAAGAAAAGCTTATAACCAAGCATACCTGGAAAGGTTTTGCCGACGACACCTCGAGCTGCACCTCCTTCCACTGGGACGCGGGCTTGTACTTGTTGTCAAACACCAGAGAGCTGGCGTTGTCACCGGAGGTCACGACGTACACCTCGAGGCGCGAGTTCTGGTTGGGCATCAGGAACCAGAACTTGAGACAGACATGTTCGCTGCTGATAAGAGGCGACAGGATGCTGCTCCCCACGCGATCCGTGTCGTTCACTTTGGGGTCGTTGGACTGAAAGTTGGCGAACGTCTGATCCTGGCCTACAATTCAAATGAAGTAATTGTAT contains the following coding sequences:
- the LOC127877299 gene encoding uncharacterized protein LOC127877299 isoform X5, with the protein product MDAFMVIIVVTLASILCGVQSAPGGVTRAGGNGHLNASLCSLQNRDTDTISGSCDFNRDKCGYSFPPNLWYIHSENFGGLIYGKIPGDDHGQDQTFANFQSNDPKVNDTDRVGSSILSPLISSEHVCLKFWFLMPNQNSRLEVYVVTSGDNASSLVFDNKYKPASQWKEVQLEVSSAKPFQIKFESVKENNYGYVGLDHIQVLVEKVITTTTTTTTQLPTTSILTMLTTTSEIPTTTINTTTKHFPTTTTASPTSSTDTPSTTTTPTKIMPTTTTPTPIMLTTTTPTTIMLTTTTASTMPVITTTAATAQNTTSAGPCSCNCPTVATVCAGSQTTPKSTPAPTVCDRSPDQLSVQSQYSCSFDAGLCGYSLPVYPHLWDYIHFRYGNASIGEIVGDASPGGAEGYLVFNTNNYHVQNQTSHALRSPELQPFIEYCLSFRYNMPTNVSNLRVYMNYALSHNRTAAYLAYRVENMMTSGWKQVKVALRASDRFTLEFKSTKFSELGFLGLDGITVSIVPVKPHIKRSVDSAPARSTRDLYDPTCACTCPTARVIDCDTATMEPQYHSCSDITDAILQKKMSCDFDDGTGCNFDVPTYPRLWDLVRYRYGNESVGEINGDSSSTDGSGVYAVFTTDDHYVQPGDSSEIKTPIFSETGKFCLGFKYNMPTEDAMLSVFSIVGGVRRQVWSASHPTSGWVEATVILNSNQTLQIAFSSTKKSEDSYFGIDDVRLYSNVNSNV